From one Trueperella pyogenes genomic stretch:
- a CDS encoding DEAD/DEAH box helicase yields the protein MSARSPHPQSVSVAAAQNLPPVYPQRAAWGTAGSLRAWQAAALEKYLENTPRDFLAVATPGAGKTTFALRVATELMARRIVTEVTVVCPTEHLKYQWAEAAGRVGLKLDPDFSNSQGNIGASFNGACVTYAQVARAPLFHRHRTSARSTLVILDEIHHGGDALSWGDGIRVAFEPAKQRLSLTGTPFRSDSAAIPFVTYEPDVDGVPRSKADFTYGYAEALADNVVRPVMFMSYTGNMQWQTKHGDVISAQLGESMTKDMEAQAWQTALNPNGDWMKAVLGAADDRLTVVRQGIPDAGGLVIATDHKNARAYADILTQITGEEPTVVLSDDDRASDRIAEFSAGTSRWMVAVRMVSEGVDVPRLSVGVYATSTSTPLFFAQVIGRFVRSRSRGETASVFLPSVPHLLTLAGELEKQRDHALYVATGEDLADELIAAANREEKASDELTGVGYAALSADATFDRVVFDGDDFGSWAAVGSEEEADFLGIPGLLEPDQVATLLRERQAEQKKGASRQNEARATVMDSRRRREARKQLSSLVAAYAAKTQRPHAVIHTELRRACGGPEVARASLEQVEARILKIQQWFVGRG from the coding sequence GTGAGCGCCCGCTCACCGCATCCACAGTCTGTTTCAGTAGCCGCAGCCCAAAATCTTCCTCCCGTCTATCCGCAACGCGCAGCATGGGGGACGGCTGGGTCTTTGCGCGCCTGGCAGGCTGCTGCGTTGGAAAAGTACCTCGAAAACACGCCGCGCGACTTCCTGGCGGTAGCAACTCCGGGTGCCGGTAAGACCACCTTTGCTTTGCGAGTGGCCACCGAGCTCATGGCGCGCAGGATCGTCACCGAGGTGACGGTCGTGTGCCCGACTGAGCATCTGAAGTATCAGTGGGCCGAAGCGGCGGGGCGCGTGGGCCTCAAACTCGATCCAGATTTCTCCAATTCCCAGGGCAATATCGGGGCTTCTTTTAACGGTGCTTGCGTGACCTACGCGCAGGTGGCCCGCGCCCCGCTCTTTCACCGCCACCGCACGTCGGCACGCTCTACGCTCGTCATTTTGGACGAGATCCACCACGGTGGCGACGCGCTGAGCTGGGGAGATGGCATCCGCGTGGCCTTCGAGCCGGCCAAGCAGCGCCTGTCCCTCACAGGCACGCCTTTCAGATCGGACTCGGCCGCGATCCCGTTTGTTACCTACGAGCCGGACGTGGACGGGGTGCCGCGATCGAAGGCAGACTTCACTTACGGCTACGCCGAGGCGCTGGCGGATAACGTGGTGCGCCCGGTTATGTTTATGTCCTATACGGGTAACATGCAATGGCAGACCAAGCATGGAGATGTGATCAGCGCCCAGCTCGGCGAGTCGATGACCAAGGACATGGAAGCACAGGCCTGGCAGACTGCGCTTAACCCAAATGGCGACTGGATGAAGGCCGTCCTCGGCGCCGCCGACGATCGGCTGACAGTGGTTCGCCAAGGAATTCCTGACGCCGGTGGCCTCGTCATCGCGACCGATCATAAGAATGCCCGCGCCTACGCCGACATCCTTACCCAGATCACGGGCGAGGAACCCACGGTCGTTCTTTCCGACGACGACCGCGCGTCTGATCGCATTGCCGAATTCTCAGCTGGGACATCGCGTTGGATGGTCGCTGTCCGCATGGTCTCCGAGGGAGTGGATGTTCCGCGCCTGTCCGTGGGCGTGTACGCGACCTCCACGTCCACGCCGCTGTTTTTCGCGCAGGTGATCGGGCGTTTTGTGCGCTCACGTTCGCGTGGGGAGACGGCGTCGGTGTTCTTACCGTCAGTTCCTCACCTGTTGACGCTCGCTGGCGAGTTGGAAAAGCAGCGTGATCACGCGTTGTACGTCGCCACGGGGGAGGACCTCGCAGATGAGCTCATTGCGGCTGCGAATCGTGAGGAGAAGGCCTCTGACGAGCTGACGGGCGTCGGATACGCGGCGCTGTCTGCGGATGCGACGTTTGATCGCGTTGTTTTCGACGGCGATGATTTCGGCTCGTGGGCAGCTGTGGGTTCGGAGGAAGAGGCCGACTTTCTTGGCATTCCAGGTCTTCTCGAGCCGGACCAGGTGGCAACCCTCCTGCGCGAGCGGCAGGCCGAGCAGAAGAAGGGCGCAAGTAGGCAGAACGAGGCGCGTGCCACGGTCATGGATTCACGACGTCGGCGCGAGGCTCGCAAGCAGCTATCCAGCTTAGTGGCGGCCTATGCCGCGAAGACCCAACGCCCGCACGCCGTCATTCATACGGAGTTGCGCCGCGCGTGTGGCGGGCCGGAAGTGGCCCGGGCCTCGCTTGAACAAGTCGAGGCCCGGATTTTGAAGATTCAGCAGTGGTTCGTCGGCAGGGGATAA
- a CDS encoding DUF3039 domain-containing protein: MSTDPHSAPQVPGGPGQPDAPSLAPESTTATLERTRQKHEPGDEDRYAHYVRKDRYTQSAIEGGPVVALCGKVWTPVRNPDRYPICPTCKAIYQNMGQGGGSWPFGPNPPSGNGGTQ; encoded by the coding sequence ATGTCTACAGATCCTCATTCTGCTCCTCAAGTTCCGGGCGGTCCGGGTCAGCCGGATGCGCCTTCGCTCGCGCCGGAATCTACTACCGCCACGCTCGAGCGCACGCGTCAAAAGCATGAGCCGGGCGATGAGGATCGTTACGCCCACTACGTGCGCAAGGATCGTTACACCCAGTCAGCTATTGAGGGCGGCCCGGTTGTGGCTCTGTGCGGGAAGGTGTGGACACCGGTGCGCAATCCGGATCGCTATCCAATTTGTCCCACGTGCAAGGCCATTTATCAGAACATGGGTCAAGGCGGAGGCTCGTGGCCCTTCGGCCCCAATCCGCCGAGTGGCAACGGTGGCACCCAGTGA